The Mesorhizobium sp. INR15 region CGTGAACAGGAACACGATCAGGATGCCTTGCGGCAACATCAGGATCGGCCACAGCGGTACCTTCGCGGCGATCAGCCAGCCAAGGATCAGAATCGCACCAAAATGCGCGGCGAGTTGAACGAGCCCCCTGATATCAGACTTGGCAGTCAGGCGATTGCGCTCTTCCTGGGTCAGGGATGCTATTGCTTCACGATGGTCCATTGGCTTTTCCGGTGACGGCTCTGATCTCATACCCTAGCCGACATAAAACCTTTCCAAAAACGAGGATTTCTGCAATTTAGATAAGACCACCTTATCTATCTGGTTGCGATGATTGCATCTCCATCCTTACGTGGTCTCCAGGCTTTCGAAGCCGCAGCGCGCACCGGCAGCTTTGCCACAGCCGCCGAAGAGCTTTCGATCTCGGCCGCAGCGGTCAGTCAGCTGATCCGGACCATTGAGGACCAACTGGGCCGAAAGCTGTTTCATCGGATCAACCGCCGCGTCGTGCTTACCGAGGCAGGCGTGGAAATGCTGCCACGGCTGACGACGGCATTTTCAGAGATCGGCAGCGTGGCGCGGGAGTTGGGCAATTCCGAATTCCGGTCGCGGCTCGTCGTGTCGGTTCCGCCATCCATGGCAATGGGCTGGCTCTCAACCCGGCTGGCGGGCTTTGTCGCGGCTCATGGCGCGGTCGACATATCGCTTAGAGGCGAAGACGACCCGGTATCGTTCGACCGTGATCTGATCGACATCAGGCTTTCCTATGGGCCTCACTATCGCGACCATATCACTGAGGACATCGTCCCGGACGCTGTCTATCCGGTTTGCGCGCCAAGCATTGCCACCGATCGCGCCAGCGATGCCGGTGGTCTGCTCGGCCTGCCGCTGATCCATACCGACTGGGGGCCGGCGGGGGCATCGTTTCCCTCCTGGCGCAGTTGGTTCGAAGCGACCGGCATCGAACCCGGCCGCGCCCTTCAGCGTGGCCTTTCAGCCAATTCGTCGCGAGCAGCCCTGGACCTCGCCATTTCCGGCCTCGGCGTGGCGCTCAGCCAGGGCGTGTTCTGCGCGGAGGCCCTGGAGGACGGCCGATTGGTCAGGCCCTTCGTCCGGGCTCTCGAACTGCGCCAGCCCTATTGTCTGACGATATCGCAAAGGAGCGCGCGACGAGAGGTGGTGGTCGCGTTCAGACAATGGCTGATCGGTGAATGCCTGCGCTCCGTCGGCTCGCCGGCCCTGCTTGTGAAATCCTGATCGAAATCAGACTGTTATCCCCGACCGCCCGGCCGATCGAGCCGCTCCAGGAACCACTGGGTCAAACGAACCCAGACTTCGTCCTTCTCGCCGGAATCTTCCCAGCCATGGTCGAGGTTGGGGTTGTCGTTGACCTCGATCACGAAGACGCCGTCCTTGGTTTCCTTGAGATCGACACCGTAAAGGCCGTCGCCGATGCAGCGCGCCGCCCTCACCGCCGTCTCGACGACATGAGCCGGCGTTTCCTTCAAGGTGAAGGTCTTGATGCCGCCCTGGTCGGGCTTGCCGTTGGCCTTGTGGTTGACGATCTGCCAGTGCTTCTTGGCCATCAGATAGTGAACGGCAAACAGCGGCTGGCCGCCGAGCACACCGACGCGCCAGTCATATTCGGTCGGAATGAATTTCTGCGCGATCAGAAGGTCGGAATCCTCCAGCCACTCGGTGGCGAGCGTCTTCAACTCCTCGAAGGTGCCGCACTTCTTCACCCCA contains the following coding sequences:
- a CDS encoding LysR substrate-binding domain-containing protein, encoding MIASPSLRGLQAFEAAARTGSFATAAEELSISAAAVSQLIRTIEDQLGRKLFHRINRRVVLTEAGVEMLPRLTTAFSEIGSVARELGNSEFRSRLVVSVPPSMAMGWLSTRLAGFVAAHGAVDISLRGEDDPVSFDRDLIDIRLSYGPHYRDHITEDIVPDAVYPVCAPSIATDRASDAGGLLGLPLIHTDWGPAGASFPSWRSWFEATGIEPGRALQRGLSANSSRAALDLAISGLGVALSQGVFCAEALEDGRLVRPFVRALELRQPYCLTISQRSARREVVVAFRQWLIGECLRSVGSPALLVKS